One Edaphobacter lichenicola DNA window includes the following coding sequences:
- a CDS encoding proline--tRNA ligase — translation MHRWSQLFIPTLREAPADAEVASHKLLLRAGYIRQLGAGIYSYLFLGNRSVNKIVAIVREEMNRIGQEFLLPALNPKEIWEASGRWSGMGENMFRLKDRKGAELCLAMTHEEVMTSIARNELRSYKQLPQIWYQIQTKFRDEPRPKSGLLRVRQFLMKDAYSFDIDEAGLDVSYNKHDVAYRRIFTRCGLQFVAVDADSGAMGGSASQEFMVYTDAGEDLIASSASGYAANIEKATSQLASVESLAPTGDGLPELVHTPGQRTIDEVGAFLNLAPVHQIKTMAYMVELPEADHAKLGKLRAVVVFLRGDHSLNEAKLLTIAGGELRPMVAEEIEATFKAPAGYLGPIGLEAAPHPKKPGTLVILDKALEGRTNLIAGANKEEYHLRNVTPMRDFKPTLAADVRNIVEGELDPIDGQPLRLGKAVEIGHIFKLGRKYTASMGASVLNRDGKEVTPIMGCYGIGIERILTAAIEASAATNKGEAYALHPAIAPFQVVVTITNIGDEALLAAGEKIAADLEAAGVDVLLDDRDERAGVKFKDADLVGIPYRINIGRGVAEGKVEFLDRLRSITEDVALNEVTAKVSGQITSTLHNSLSTAGL, via the coding sequence ATGCATCGCTGGTCGCAACTCTTCATCCCCACCCTCCGCGAAGCACCCGCAGACGCCGAAGTCGCCAGCCACAAGCTTCTCCTCCGCGCCGGCTACATCCGCCAGCTGGGCGCCGGCATCTACAGCTACCTCTTCCTCGGCAACCGCTCCGTCAACAAGATCGTCGCCATCGTGCGCGAGGAGATGAACCGCATCGGTCAGGAGTTCCTCCTCCCCGCCCTCAACCCGAAAGAGATATGGGAGGCCAGCGGCCGTTGGTCCGGCATGGGCGAAAATATGTTCCGCCTCAAAGACCGCAAGGGTGCTGAGCTCTGCCTCGCCATGACTCACGAAGAGGTCATGACCTCCATCGCCCGTAACGAGCTCCGCAGCTACAAGCAGCTCCCCCAAATCTGGTACCAAATCCAGACCAAATTCCGCGACGAGCCCCGCCCCAAATCCGGTCTCCTTCGCGTCCGCCAGTTCCTCATGAAGGACGCCTACTCCTTCGACATCGACGAAGCCGGCCTCGACGTCTCCTACAACAAACACGACGTAGCCTACCGCCGCATCTTCACCCGCTGCGGCCTGCAGTTCGTCGCCGTCGACGCAGACTCCGGCGCCATGGGCGGCTCCGCCTCGCAGGAGTTCATGGTCTACACCGACGCCGGCGAAGACCTCATCGCCAGCAGCGCCTCCGGCTACGCCGCCAACATCGAAAAGGCCACCTCGCAGCTAGCCTCCGTCGAAAGCCTCGCCCCCACCGGCGACGGACTCCCCGAGCTCGTCCACACCCCCGGCCAGCGCACCATCGACGAGGTCGGAGCCTTCCTCAACCTCGCGCCAGTCCATCAGATCAAAACCATGGCCTACATGGTCGAACTCCCTGAAGCGGACCACGCCAAACTCGGCAAGCTCCGCGCCGTCGTAGTCTTCCTGCGCGGCGACCACTCCCTCAACGAAGCCAAGCTCCTCACCATCGCCGGCGGAGAACTCCGCCCCATGGTCGCCGAAGAGATCGAAGCCACCTTCAAGGCCCCCGCAGGCTACCTCGGTCCCATCGGCCTCGAAGCCGCACCTCATCCCAAAAAACCCGGCACCCTCGTCATCCTCGACAAGGCTCTCGAAGGCCGCACCAACCTCATCGCCGGAGCCAACAAGGAGGAGTACCACCTCCGCAACGTCACCCCCATGCGCGACTTCAAGCCCACCCTCGCCGCCGACGTCCGCAACATCGTCGAAGGCGAGCTCGACCCCATCGACGGCCAGCCCCTGCGCCTCGGCAAAGCTGTCGAGATCGGCCACATCTTCAAGCTGGGCCGCAAGTACACCGCAAGTATGGGAGCCTCCGTCCTCAACCGCGACGGCAAAGAGGTCACTCCGATCATGGGCTGTTACGGCATCGGCATCGAGCGCATCCTCACCGCCGCGATCGAGGCATCCGCCGCGACAAACAAAGGGGAAGCCTACGCCCTCCACCCTGCCATCGCTCCCTTCCAGGTCGTCGTCACCATCACCAACATCGGCGACGAGGCCCTCCTCGCTGCCGGAGAAAAGATCGCCGCAGACCTCGAAGCCGCAGGCGTAGACGTTCTCCTCGACGACCGCGACGAGCGCGCCGGAGTCAAGTTCAAAGACGCCGATCTCGTCGGTATCCCTTATCGAATCAATATCGGTCGCGGAGTCGCCGAGGGCAAGGTAGAATTTCTCGATCGCCTCCGGAGCATCACCGAAGACGTCGCACTCAACGAAGTCACCGCGAAGGTATCCGGCCAGATAACCTCCACGCTGCACAACTCGCTCTCCACAGCCGGCCTCTAA